The Lysobacter gummosus sequence GAAGCCGACCGCGCGCAGCGATTCGCGCGACAATTGCAGCGGCGGCGTCTGCGGCGAGCCGTTCGGCGCGCGCAGACAGATCGCGGCGGTGGCGTTCAGCAGGATTTCGTACAGGGCGTGCGTCACCGGGCTTTCGCCGTCCAGGTAGACGCGCAGCTTGCGCAGATCGAGTTGAGACAGCGGCGTTTGCCCCTGCGCCTCCAGCCGGATCCGCAGCGTCGCCACGCTGCCGGGGCGGTGCAGCGCGAACGCCGAACGCTCGGCGGACTCCAGCCGGGCGTCGGCGACGCGCAGCGGCCAGATGTCGACCGGATAGGCCGTGCGATAGCGCACCGGCACGCCGTTCACCGGCCGGCTCAACAAGGCGGTACCGCGCGGCAGGTGTTGCATCGCGGTCAGTTCGGCGCCGGCGCTCGGCCGCAGCTGCGCGATCGACATCGACGGCACCGGCCGCAGGAAGTGCGGATACAGCACCGACAGCAGCGCCTCGGTGATCTGCGGGAATTCGTCGTCGAGCTTCTTGTGGATGCGCGCGGTCAGGAAGGCGAACGATTCGATCATCCGCTCGACGTGCGGGTCCTCGCAGACATCGCCTTCCAGCATCAGCCGCGAAGCGATCTTGGGATAACGCCCCGCGAACTCCTTCGAGAGCCGGCGCAGGTACGTCAGTTCGTTCTCGTAGTAAGGCAGCAGCTCATCGAGCATGGCGGGACGCGCGCTTCCGCGGTCGGGCGGATCGTGCGATTGGGGGACAGGCGCTCAGGCTAGGGGCGTGAGCCGGCAGGGGCCATTTGCCGAACGGACTATGCCTTACGGCGTCGCGCGGATTGGCCGCGTCCGGCTGGGGTGATCTGGCCGCCTGTTCGTCGGCGTTAGCGCGTGAGTTGCCTTTCGATGCGGTCGTGCTCGGCGCGCAGGCGCTCGAGGCGGGCGCGTTTGGCGTTTTCGTCGATCCAGCGCGCGGAGTGCGCCTGCTGCATCTCCAGGATGTATTCGATCTCCTCGAACGGCAGCAGCGCGCGGTTGTCGGCGGCCTCGAATCCGGACAATTCGTGGATCTTCAGCAGGTTGCGGCGTTCCCGCACGGCATCGCCGCCGCGTCCGTAGTCGATCAGAAACCGCCGGACCGCCGCGCGCGTTTCCGCCGGCAGCGAGCGCGAGACCACCAGGACCGCGTGCGGGATCAGGTCGGACTGCCACAGCACGCGCAACTGGGCATGCTGGCGCGGGAAGCGCACGGCGAAACGTTCGAGATCGGCGTCGTTGTTGCTGGCGACATCGACCTCGCCGTTGGCGACGGCGAGGGCGTTGTTCTGGTGATTGTTGATGGTGACCGATTTGAAGAACAGATCGGAGCTGAGGTCGCGGCGCGCGAACAGCTGCGCTTCGGGGACGAGATAGCCGGAGACCGACAGCGGTTCGCTGCGCGCGTAGCGCCATCGGCCCGGAGCGGCGAGCAGCGTCGCCAGATTGCGGATCGGCCCGCTGCGCCGTGCGATCAGTACCGAACGATAGCCCGGAGTGCCGTCGAGGCGGGTAAGCCGGACCGAAACCTGCATGTTGTTGTTGAGCACAGAGTCCAGCGCGAGCTTGCCCGACAGGAAGGCGACGTCCACGCGGCCCGCGGCGATGGCTTGGTGCATGCCCTCGTAAGTGCTCACCGACACGCTTTCCACCGGGCGGTTCAGCGCCTTCGCCAGGTCGTCGAGCAGCGCTTGCCAGTCCTGCCTGGATTCGGCCGGACCGCCGGTGGGCAGGATCCCGAACCGCAGCGGCGTTGCCTGCGCGGCAGGCACGGGCTGCGCAGGAGGGGCAGCGGCGGCCGCTCCGGCGATGCCGATGCACAGCAGCAAGGACCACACGCGGGCAAGCCTCAGACGCATGAACGCGGACGAGAACGGTCGCACTGGAATTGTCGTCTCGGGGGGAAAGAGCGTTATATCACCGCGGGGAGGGCCGGCGTCATCTCGCGGGGCCGGGAGCGGCGTTCATACGCGGGCAGCGCAGCGCCGGGACCGTGACGAAAATCACGGCTCGACCAAACGACGCGAGGCCACCACGGCCTCGACCCGGTTGCGAACGTTGAGCGCGCGAAAAATGGCGGCCAGGTGGATCTTGACCGTGCCTTCGCTGATGCCGAGGTTGCGCGCGATCAGTTTGTTGGGCTTGCCCTGCGACAGCAGGCGCATGACGTCGATCTGGCGCTCGGTGAGGATCTGGCGCAGGCCGTCGAGCGAGTGCTGCTCGACGGTCGCGGACAGGTTGCGCGCCGCGGCCGGCATTTCGACCGCGGGCGTCCAGCCGCGCGCCTGGACCCCGGCGAGCAGCAACGGCGGCACGTACACGCCGCCCGACAGCACCAGGCGCACGGCCGACAGCATGACGTCGGGCGAATAGGCCTTGGGGATGAAGCCCTGGACGCCGAGTTCGAGCAGCGTGCGGATCAGCTCGGTGTCCTCCGATCCCGACAGCACGATGATCGGCACGTCCGCGGCGACACGGCGCATTTCGGCGATGTGGCGATGCCCCTGCGCGCCGGGCATGGAGATATCGATGATCGCCAGATCCAGTGGGCTGTCGGGTCGGTTCACCACCGCGTCGAACTCGGCGATGTTCATCGCCACGACGAATTCGACCTGGTGCTCGAGCTCGGACAGTTTGGTCTTGACGCCCTCGACGATGAGGCGATGGTCGTCGGCAATCAGTACTCTCATGGGACTCTCATCACTTGGATCCTCAGCGAACGCCCCATGCGCCGCCACCCCGGATGGACGGATGGATGGCTGCGCAGACTCAGCGCGACGATAGTCCGCGCCCGCCGCGCCGGCAATAGCGGGCACCGCACCAAAGGCATAGCGCCAACGGGATATGGCCGTCGCCGCCGCGCTCGCGAAAGATGAGCCGCCTGATCCTCAAGTGACTGCTTGTGACGATGCTGCCGCTGCCCTGGCTAAGATCCGCGTCGATTCCGCGCGTTGGCGGAGCATGTGTGCTGGCCGTCGCGGCGCTGGTGTGCGGATGCACGCGCACCGCGGCGCTGGCGGCGAAGCCCGAGCCTGCGCAGATACCGGTATCGATTCCGCAGCCGCCTTCGTCGCCCTCGCGCGGCATCTTGTTCCGCATCGAGCCTGCGCAAGCGGTAATGCCCGCAGCCGCGGATGCGTCCGCGCCCCAGACGCGATCCCCGCCGCCGCGGGCGAGCAGCTACCTGTTCGGCACCATTCACTTCGGCAACGATGAAGAACTGGGACTAAGTCCGGAGCTTCTGGCCTCGGCGCTGTCGTCGTCGTTCACGCTGGTGAACGAGATCGATCTGGCCGCGCCCGGCGACGGCGATCTGGACCGCTATCGCTGGTTGCCGCCGGAGCAGTCGCTGTCTGCGCTCATCAGCGCCGAGGGCTTCGCCATGGCGCAAACCTTGCTGCCGCAGATTCCGCCGCCGACCTTGCAGCGGATGAAACCGTGGATGGTGCTGGCGCTGCTGGAGGCGCGCGGCGAGCAGGCCGGCGAGCAGACCCTGGACGATCGCCTGCAACGCATCGCTTCCGAGCGCGGCATGCGCATCGTGCACCTGGAGACGGCCGAGGACCAGTTGCGCGCGCTCGACTGCATCGCCAGCGAAAACCAGGCGCGGGTGCTGGAAGAGCGGCTGAAGACGCCGCAGGTCATGCGCGAGA is a genomic window containing:
- a CDS encoding TraB/GumN family protein — encoded protein: MPAAADASAPQTRSPPPRASSYLFGTIHFGNDEELGLSPELLASALSSSFTLVNEIDLAAPGDGDLDRYRWLPPEQSLSALISAEGFAMAQTLLPQIPPPTLQRMKPWMVLALLEARGEQAGEQTLDDRLQRIASERGMRIVHLETAEDQLRALDCIASENQARVLEERLKTPQVMREMSERALRHYRERDLDAWLADVDRMVGLDGESKDIEMRARRCLIEERNQRWLPELLALLDQGGCYIAVGAIHLPGEHGLLAALKHAGYRIEAEPL
- a CDS encoding LuxR C-terminal-related transcriptional regulator gives rise to the protein MRVLIADDHRLIVEGVKTKLSELEHQVEFVVAMNIAEFDAVVNRPDSPLDLAIIDISMPGAQGHRHIAEMRRVAADVPIIVLSGSEDTELIRTLLELGVQGFIPKAYSPDVMLSAVRLVLSGGVYVPPLLLAGVQARGWTPAVEMPAAARNLSATVEQHSLDGLRQILTERQIDVMRLLSQGKPNKLIARNLGISEGTVKIHLAAIFRALNVRNRVEAVVASRRLVEP
- the phnD gene encoding phosphate/phosphite/phosphonate ABC transporter substrate-binding protein, which encodes MWSLLLCIGIAGAAAAAPPAQPVPAAQATPLRFGILPTGGPAESRQDWQALLDDLAKALNRPVESVSVSTYEGMHQAIAAGRVDVAFLSGKLALDSVLNNNMQVSVRLTRLDGTPGYRSVLIARRSGPIRNLATLLAAPGRWRYARSEPLSVSGYLVPEAQLFARRDLSSDLFFKSVTINNHQNNALAVANGEVDVASNNDADLERFAVRFPRQHAQLRVLWQSDLIPHAVLVVSRSLPAETRAAVRRFLIDYGRGGDAVRERRNLLKIHELSGFEAADNRALLPFEEIEYILEMQQAHSARWIDENAKRARLERLRAEHDRIERQLTR